From Pseudodesulfovibrio sp. S3, the proteins below share one genomic window:
- the ldhH gene encoding L-lactate dehydrogenase (quinone) large subunit LdhH gives MQKAHDLKEYRKELHESLDNSFLRTTLDNFAIAYRAGRANAFKDMDVRGLINDIACSKDAAGENYEALYKEFKKNAEAAGVHVHFAKDGDEANRIIARIAKDTGCKKIVKSKSMTAEETLLNHDLEDAGLEVTETDLGEWIIQLRHEGPSHMVMPAIHLSRHQVGDLFTEVTGTKQDSEIEKLVKVARRELRQKYVEADMGITGANFAVAETGGIGLITNEGNARLVSTLPRVHVALMGIDKLLATLHDALRIIKVLPRNATGQQITSYVTWITGANECLAAEDNRKEIHYVVLDNGRSELLKDPLFSQVNRCVRCGACANVCPVYRLVGGHKMGHIYIGAIGLILTYFFHGKDKAKNLVQNCINCEACKDVCAGGIDLPRLIKEIHARILEEDGHPLPSFLLGKVLKNRKLFHTLLRTAKWGQKPVAEKDGFIRHLPMIFSKEHSFRALPTIAETPFRDWWQKNQPVVNNPKCRVALFSGCVQDFVYPEQMQAAVDLFAANGVAMDYPIKQSCCGLPVQMMGEIKASKDVAAQNLSAFDPDAYDYIITLCASCASHLKHNYPKLVMDKPSLKLRADAFAAKIIDYSSFVNDVLKVKQGDFAQTGEKATYHAPCHLCRGLDVHDAPRKLIETSGLEYVECAEEEVCCGFGGTFSMKFPELSAELLKKKLDNVEATGADTLLTDCPGCIMQLKGGLKKRGSAIKVKHIAEALSGNKK, from the coding sequence ATGCAAAAAGCACATGATCTGAAAGAATACCGCAAGGAACTTCACGAGTCCCTGGACAACAGTTTTCTGCGCACCACCCTCGACAATTTCGCCATAGCCTACCGCGCCGGACGCGCCAACGCATTCAAGGACATGGATGTGCGTGGCCTGATAAACGACATAGCCTGCTCCAAGGATGCCGCCGGGGAAAACTACGAGGCTTTGTACAAGGAGTTCAAGAAGAACGCCGAGGCAGCGGGCGTCCACGTCCACTTTGCCAAGGACGGCGACGAGGCCAACCGCATCATCGCCAGGATCGCCAAGGATACGGGCTGCAAGAAGATCGTCAAGTCAAAGTCCATGACCGCAGAGGAAACCCTGCTCAACCATGACCTGGAAGACGCCGGCCTGGAAGTGACCGAGACCGACCTGGGCGAATGGATCATCCAACTGCGCCACGAAGGCCCGTCCCACATGGTCATGCCCGCCATCCACCTCTCCCGCCATCAGGTCGGGGATCTCTTCACCGAGGTCACCGGCACGAAGCAGGACTCGGAGATCGAGAAACTGGTCAAGGTAGCCCGCCGCGAATTGCGGCAGAAATACGTTGAAGCGGACATGGGCATTACCGGAGCGAACTTCGCCGTGGCAGAGACCGGGGGCATCGGCCTGATCACCAACGAGGGCAACGCCCGCCTGGTGTCCACCCTGCCCCGCGTCCACGTGGCGCTCATGGGCATAGACAAGCTCCTGGCCACACTGCACGACGCACTGCGCATCATCAAGGTTCTGCCGCGCAACGCCACCGGCCAACAAATCACCTCCTACGTCACCTGGATCACCGGGGCCAACGAATGTCTGGCCGCCGAAGACAACAGGAAGGAAATCCACTACGTGGTCCTGGACAACGGCCGCTCCGAGCTGCTCAAGGACCCGCTCTTCTCCCAGGTCAACCGCTGCGTGCGCTGCGGAGCCTGCGCCAACGTCTGCCCGGTCTACCGGCTGGTGGGCGGTCACAAGATGGGCCACATCTATATCGGAGCCATCGGCCTGATCCTGACCTACTTCTTCCATGGCAAGGACAAGGCCAAGAACCTGGTCCAGAACTGTATCAACTGTGAGGCGTGCAAGGACGTTTGTGCCGGCGGCATCGACCTGCCCCGCCTGATCAAGGAGATTCATGCCCGCATCCTGGAAGAAGACGGCCATCCGCTGCCCTCTTTCCTGCTGGGCAAGGTGCTCAAGAACCGCAAACTGTTTCACACCCTGCTGCGCACGGCCAAATGGGGTCAGAAACCCGTGGCCGAAAAGGACGGTTTCATCCGCCACCTGCCGATGATCTTCTCCAAGGAGCACAGCTTCCGCGCCCTTCCGACCATTGCCGAAACTCCGTTCCGCGACTGGTGGCAGAAAAACCAACCCGTGGTGAACAATCCCAAATGCCGCGTGGCCCTGTTTTCGGGCTGCGTGCAGGACTTCGTCTATCCCGAGCAGATGCAGGCAGCCGTGGACCTGTTCGCAGCCAACGGCGTGGCCATGGATTACCCGATCAAACAATCATGCTGTGGTCTGCCGGTGCAGATGATGGGCGAGATCAAGGCCTCCAAGGACGTGGCTGCACAGAACCTGAGCGCCTTTGACCCCGATGCCTACGACTACATCATCACCCTGTGCGCCTCCTGCGCCTCCCACCTGAAGCACAACTATCCCAAACTGGTCATGGACAAACCGTCGCTCAAACTCAGGGCCGATGCGTTCGCTGCCAAGATCATCGACTACTCCTCCTTCGTCAATGACGTGCTCAAGGTGAAGCAGGGCGACTTCGCACAGACTGGCGAAAAAGCCACCTACCACGCCCCCTGCCACCTGTGTCGAGGGCTCGACGTGCACGATGCACCGCGCAAGTTGATCGAGACGAGCGGCCTGGAATACGTGGAATGCGCCGAGGAAGAGGTCTGCTGCGGATTCGGCGGAACCTTCTCCATGAAATTCCCCGAACTCTCGGCCGAACTGTTGAAAAAGAAACTCGACAATGTCGAGGCCACCGGCGCCGATACCCTGCTCACCGACTGCCCCGGCTGCATCATGCAGCTGAAGGGCGGACTCAAAAAGCGCGGCTCTGCCATCAAGGTGAAGCACATTGCCGAAGCCCTGTCCGGCAACAAAAAATGA
- the typA gene encoding translational GTPase TypA: protein MSNKVQNTGLRNIAIIAHVDHGKTTLVDALFKQSGLFREGQDVDERIMDSMDLERERGITIAAKNCSVSWKNTKINIIDTPGHADFGGEVERSLSMADGAILLVDASEGPLPQTRFVLKKALEQGLTLMVVINKVDRQDARPDEVLNEIYDLFIDLDANEDQLDFPLLYAIGRDGIAMETPEERGENLHILLDMIVDRVPGPIFDPEEPFQMLVSDLSYSDYLGRLAIGKIHHGTAKSNDQLLCLADEGKIIPLKVTKLQTYDGLKVVPTEICQSGDIIVIAGIEDVHIGDTICTKDSPKALPRITVDEPTVAMRFGINTSPLAGKEGKHVQTNKIRERLHKETLLNVAIQVEDTDGRDAYLVKGRGEFQMAILVEQMRREGFELSVGRPEVIFKFDDNGKKLEPIEHLYVDCDEAFMGVVTEKIQIRKGRMTNMVNHGTGRVRLEFSVPSRALIGYRDEFLTDTKGTGIMNSYLEGYGEYRGEFASRYTGSLVADRAGKGVAYGLFNLEPRGRIFIVPGDPLYEGMIIGEHNRENDINVNPAKEKKLTNMRASGKDEAVTLTPVKNMTLEYALNFIKDDEEVEVTPLSIRLRKTELSALVRHREEGKKKNPKDV from the coding sequence ATGAGCAACAAAGTACAGAATACCGGACTTCGCAATATCGCCATCATCGCCCACGTCGACCACGGCAAGACCACCCTGGTGGATGCCTTGTTCAAACAGTCGGGCCTCTTCCGCGAGGGTCAGGATGTGGACGAACGCATCATGGACTCCATGGACCTGGAACGTGAACGCGGGATCACCATCGCAGCCAAGAACTGCTCGGTCTCTTGGAAAAACACCAAGATCAACATCATCGACACCCCCGGTCACGCCGATTTCGGCGGCGAGGTCGAGCGTTCCCTGTCCATGGCCGACGGCGCCATCCTGCTGGTGGACGCATCCGAAGGTCCCCTGCCCCAGACCCGCTTCGTGCTGAAGAAGGCCCTTGAGCAGGGACTGACGCTGATGGTGGTCATCAACAAGGTCGACCGCCAGGATGCCCGTCCCGACGAAGTGCTGAACGAAATTTACGACCTGTTCATCGACCTGGACGCCAACGAAGACCAGCTCGACTTCCCCCTGCTCTACGCCATCGGCCGCGACGGCATAGCCATGGAGACCCCGGAAGAACGCGGCGAGAACCTGCACATCCTGCTCGACATGATCGTGGACCGCGTCCCCGGCCCCATATTCGATCCCGAAGAGCCTTTCCAGATGCTGGTTTCCGACCTTTCCTACTCCGATTACCTGGGCCGTCTGGCCATCGGCAAGATCCACCACGGCACGGCCAAGTCCAACGACCAATTGCTCTGCCTGGCTGACGAAGGCAAGATCATTCCCCTCAAGGTGACCAAACTCCAGACTTACGACGGCCTCAAGGTCGTGCCTACCGAGATCTGCCAGTCCGGCGACATCATCGTCATCGCGGGCATTGAAGACGTGCATATCGGCGACACCATCTGCACCAAGGATTCCCCCAAGGCACTGCCCCGCATCACCGTGGACGAACCCACCGTGGCCATGCGTTTCGGCATCAACACCTCTCCACTGGCAGGCAAGGAAGGCAAACACGTCCAAACCAACAAGATCCGCGAGCGGCTGCACAAGGAAACCCTGCTCAACGTGGCCATTCAGGTGGAAGACACCGATGGCCGCGACGCATACCTTGTCAAGGGACGCGGCGAATTCCAGATGGCTATCCTGGTGGAGCAGATGCGCCGTGAAGGCTTCGAACTTTCCGTGGGCCGTCCCGAGGTCATCTTCAAATTCGACGACAACGGCAAGAAGCTGGAACCCATCGAGCACCTGTACGTGGACTGCGACGAGGCCTTCATGGGCGTCGTCACCGAAAAGATCCAGATCCGCAAGGGACGCATGACCAACATGGTCAACCACGGCACCGGCCGAGTGCGCCTTGAATTCTCGGTCCCTTCCCGCGCCCTCATCGGCTATCGCGACGAATTCCTGACCGACACCAAAGGCACCGGCATCATGAACTCCTACCTGGAGGGCTACGGCGAGTACCGCGGCGAATTCGCTTCCCGTTACACCGGGTCCCTGGTGGCCGACCGCGCAGGAAAAGGCGTGGCCTACGGTCTCTTCAACCTGGAGCCGCGCGGCCGCATCTTCATCGTGCCCGGCGACCCCCTCTACGAAGGCATGATCATCGGTGAGCACAATCGTGAAAACGACATCAACGTCAACCCCGCCAAAGAAAAGAAGCTGACCAACATGCGTGCTTCCGGCAAGGACGAGGCTGTCACCCTGACCCCGGTCAAGAACATGACCCTTGAATACGCCTTGAACTTCATCAAGGATGACGAGGAAGTGGAAGTCACTCCCCTGTCCATCCGCCTGCGCAAGACCGAACTCTCCGCCCTGGTTCGCCATCGCGAGGAAGGCAAGAAAAAGAATCCCAAGGACGTTTAG
- a CDS encoding acetate kinase produces the protein MKVLVINSGSSSIKYQLLDMENEFILCSGLVERIGEETGSLTHKAAPDSGAAEKITLEQPIPNHEIGMTLAIDLICGEKGVVKDKCEITAIGHRIVHGGETLHQPTLVDDAVVEELEKLIPLAPLHNPGHLAGINVARRLFPEVPQVVVMDTAYHQTLPPEAYMYALPYDLYDELRIRRYGFHGTSHAFVAKEAARIVGKPFDEFNVITVHLGNGCSMTATKNGKAVDTSMGITPLEGLVMGTRSGDVDPALHALLARTRDMTSEQVDTMLNKESGLKGLCGMNDMRDIHAAIEKGDEKAKLALDVQTYRNRKYIGSFMAVLGRVDAIVFTAGIGENDSIVRRESVKGLECFGIKIDENENNQRAKGPLKISTADSAVAIWVIPTNEELAIARETKELVN, from the coding sequence ATGAAAGTACTTGTAATCAACTCTGGCAGCTCGTCCATCAAGTACCAACTGCTCGACATGGAAAACGAGTTCATTCTCTGCTCCGGCCTCGTTGAACGCATTGGTGAAGAAACAGGGAGCCTGACACACAAAGCCGCACCCGACAGCGGTGCCGCCGAAAAGATCACGCTTGAGCAGCCCATTCCCAACCATGAAATAGGCATGACACTCGCCATTGATCTCATTTGCGGAGAAAAAGGCGTGGTCAAGGACAAGTGTGAAATCACGGCCATCGGACATCGAATCGTGCACGGCGGCGAAACACTGCACCAGCCTACCCTGGTCGACGACGCCGTGGTCGAGGAGCTGGAAAAACTGATTCCCCTGGCTCCGCTTCACAACCCGGGCCACCTGGCCGGTATCAATGTAGCACGCCGCCTGTTCCCGGAAGTGCCGCAGGTCGTCGTCATGGACACCGCCTATCACCAGACCTTGCCGCCAGAAGCCTATATGTATGCACTGCCGTATGATCTGTATGATGAATTGCGCATTCGCCGATACGGTTTCCACGGCACCTCACACGCCTTTGTTGCCAAAGAGGCCGCCCGCATCGTCGGAAAACCCTTTGATGAATTCAATGTCATCACTGTTCACCTGGGCAACGGCTGTTCCATGACTGCCACCAAAAACGGCAAGGCCGTGGACACCTCCATGGGCATCACGCCACTGGAAGGCCTTGTCATGGGAACCCGTTCCGGGGATGTGGACCCGGCCCTGCACGCCCTTTTGGCCCGGACCCGCGATATGACTTCCGAACAAGTCGATACAATGCTCAACAAAGAGTCCGGCCTCAAGGGATTGTGCGGCATGAACGACATGCGCGACATTCATGCAGCCATTGAAAAGGGCGATGAAAAAGCCAAGCTCGCCCTGGACGTCCAAACCTACCGGAACCGCAAATACATCGGCTCCTTCATGGCCGTACTCGGTCGCGTGGATGCCATCGTCTTCACTGCCGGTATTGGCGAAAACGACAGTATTGTGCGTCGTGAATCCGTCAAGGGACTGGAATGTTTCGGTATTAAAATCGACGAAAACGAGAACAACCAGCGAGCCAAGGGACCACTGAAAATCAGCACAGCTGACAGCGCGGTCGCAATCTGGGTCATCCCAACGAACGAAGAACTCGCAATAGCGCGTGAAACCAAAGAATTAGTTAACTAA
- the aspA gene encoding aspartate ammonia-lyase, translating into MGQYRHEHDSLGEAEVPASAYYGVQTMRALDNFHISGITMAHYPRMINALAYVKMAAAEANASLGMLDEDKSRAIVRACEEILDGKLHDQFVVDVMQGGAGTSANMNANEVICNRALELMGHEKGQYDKLHPLNDVNMSQSTNDVYPSALNIALILDIRELVDAMDYLRKALKRKGEEFSDVLKMGRTQLQDAVPMTLGQEFSAWSVMVGEDMQRLDEAQALVHEINMGATAIGTGLNAHPDYTRTVTEKLVKSTTLQLISAPDLVEATQDTGVYVQLSGVLKRVAVKISKICNDLRLLSSGPRCGLNEINLPPMQPGSSIMPGKVNPVIPEVVNQVAFTVIGHDVTVTMACEAGQLELNVMEPVIGYSLFQSMNMLRRACLTLADKCVSGITANREHCREMVENSIGLVTALNPFIGYEKSAEIAKEAMATGGSVYEIVLAKGYLSQEELDDILKPENMVKPRYIKRS; encoded by the coding sequence ATGGGACAATACAGGCATGAACATGACAGTCTCGGTGAGGCGGAAGTCCCGGCAAGCGCCTATTACGGCGTGCAGACCATGCGGGCCCTGGATAATTTCCATATTTCGGGAATCACCATGGCCCACTATCCGAGGATGATCAACGCCCTCGCCTACGTCAAAATGGCCGCAGCCGAGGCCAATGCCTCCCTGGGAATGCTGGACGAGGACAAGAGCCGGGCCATAGTCCGCGCCTGCGAGGAGATTCTCGACGGCAAACTGCACGATCAGTTCGTGGTGGATGTCATGCAGGGCGGGGCGGGCACCTCGGCCAACATGAACGCCAACGAGGTCATCTGCAACCGGGCGCTGGAGCTCATGGGGCATGAGAAAGGGCAGTACGACAAGCTTCATCCCCTCAACGACGTGAATATGTCCCAGTCCACCAACGACGTGTATCCGTCTGCCCTGAACATCGCCCTGATTCTTGATATCCGGGAGCTGGTCGATGCCATGGACTATCTGCGCAAGGCGTTGAAACGCAAGGGCGAGGAATTTTCCGACGTGCTCAAGATGGGGCGCACCCAGTTGCAGGACGCCGTGCCCATGACCCTGGGGCAGGAGTTCTCGGCATGGTCGGTCATGGTAGGCGAGGATATGCAGCGGCTGGACGAGGCTCAGGCCCTGGTTCACGAAATCAACATGGGGGCCACGGCCATCGGCACCGGGCTGAACGCCCATCCCGACTACACCAGGACCGTCACGGAAAAACTTGTAAAGTCAACGACCCTGCAACTTATCTCCGCGCCGGATCTGGTCGAGGCCACCCAGGATACGGGTGTGTATGTTCAGCTCTCGGGCGTACTCAAGCGCGTGGCCGTAAAGATTTCCAAGATCTGCAACGACCTGCGTCTGCTTTCCAGCGGGCCGCGCTGCGGTCTGAACGAGATCAACCTGCCGCCCATGCAGCCCGGTTCCTCCATCATGCCGGGCAAGGTCAATCCGGTCATTCCAGAGGTGGTCAATCAGGTGGCCTTCACGGTCATCGGTCACGACGTCACGGTCACCATGGCCTGTGAGGCCGGGCAGTTGGAACTCAACGTCATGGAACCGGTCATCGGCTATTCCCTGTTCCAGTCCATGAACATGCTCAGAAGGGCCTGTCTCACCCTGGCGGACAAATGTGTGTCCGGCATCACGGCCAATAGGGAACATTGCCGGGAGATGGTGGAGAACTCCATTGGCCTGGTCACGGCCCTGAACCCGTTCATAGGGTACGAGAAGTCTGCGGAAATAGCCAAGGAGGCCATGGCCACGGGCGGTTCGGTCTACGAGATAGTTTTGGCCAAGGGGTATCTCAGCCAGGAAGAGCTGGATGATATCCTCAAGCCCGAGAACATGGTCAAGCCGAGGTATATCAAGCGGTCCTAA
- a CDS encoding HU family DNA-binding protein, giving the protein MTKAELVAKIAEKNGTSKTQAEASMNAILDIIQDELAAGNKLTLTGFGTFSVSERKARTGRNPRTGAEIKIPACKVAQFKPGKVLKDAVK; this is encoded by the coding sequence ATGACCAAAGCTGAACTCGTAGCGAAAATTGCGGAAAAGAACGGTACTTCCAAAACTCAGGCTGAAGCTTCCATGAATGCCATTCTGGATATCATTCAGGATGAACTGGCTGCCGGTAACAAATTGACTCTGACCGGTTTCGGTACCTTCAGCGTGAGCGAACGTAAGGCTCGCACTGGCCGCAATCCCCGTACCGGCGCGGAAATCAAGATCCCCGCTTGCAAGGTTGCTCAGTTCAAGCCCGGAAAGGTTTTGAAGGACGCCGTAAAATAA
- a CDS encoding aromatic amino acid transport family protein, translating into MNSGGSSRGKIVTTALIITGNMVGAGILALPINIGPAGILPALSGALAVWVVMTCTGLIIARQPFLAQNRDADLPTFFGAVLGPAGKWLSVGANLVILYGLLTAYLAGVASVAVSSFDVGIPEWGMMLVYFCIATLLASFGSAVLRRGNALLMGAMWLLFGLLLVMVVPHFRGIDLRAGDIMFFSSGLPILVTAFNFHNVVPTLCRVLDHDRRSITIAIWLGSGIGAFMTLLWTVAVILTLPMEAADGVSIIAAFQAGVPATVPLNNLIGSPWFVNASIAFAVVAMTTSYMATGVSLLAFLKDVAGTTIRSRVVIWFMAFVPPVGIGILFPNIFLKALNIVGGFGVGTLFGILPGLLLIRQGTAGSAMRRSGWALVAFFGCVLMVELAQEFGMLHISPDVEYWSQHVFK; encoded by the coding sequence ATGAATAGCGGCGGTTCCTCCAGGGGCAAAATCGTTACCACGGCGCTGATAATCACAGGAAACATGGTTGGCGCGGGTATTTTGGCGCTTCCGATCAATATTGGTCCGGCCGGTATTTTGCCCGCACTGTCCGGCGCTTTGGCCGTATGGGTTGTCATGACGTGTACCGGGTTGATCATCGCCCGGCAGCCGTTCCTGGCTCAAAACAGGGATGCCGATTTGCCCACGTTCTTCGGGGCCGTACTTGGTCCGGCGGGAAAGTGGCTCAGTGTCGGGGCCAACCTCGTCATTCTCTACGGATTGCTCACGGCCTATCTGGCCGGAGTCGCTTCCGTGGCGGTCAGTTCGTTTGATGTCGGTATCCCCGAATGGGGGATGATGCTCGTTTACTTCTGCATAGCAACGCTGCTTGCATCCTTCGGCAGTGCTGTGTTGCGCCGGGGCAATGCCCTGCTCATGGGGGCCATGTGGCTGTTGTTCGGGTTGCTGCTGGTCATGGTCGTGCCTCATTTCAGAGGGATCGACCTCAGGGCCGGGGACATCATGTTCTTCAGTTCGGGCCTGCCCATTCTCGTGACCGCTTTCAATTTTCACAACGTGGTACCGACCCTTTGCCGTGTGCTTGATCATGACCGCCGGTCCATTACTATTGCCATTTGGCTGGGGTCCGGAATAGGTGCGTTCATGACCCTTTTGTGGACAGTGGCCGTCATTTTGACGCTCCCCATGGAGGCGGCTGACGGTGTGTCGATCATTGCGGCGTTCCAGGCGGGAGTACCCGCCACAGTGCCACTCAACAACCTCATAGGATCGCCCTGGTTCGTCAATGCGTCCATCGCGTTCGCCGTGGTCGCCATGACCACTTCGTATATGGCCACGGGCGTGTCGCTGCTCGCCTTTCTCAAGGATGTGGCAGGAACGACGATTCGAAGCCGGGTCGTGATTTGGTTCATGGCGTTTGTTCCGCCCGTTGGCATCGGCATCCTGTTTCCGAATATCTTTCTCAAGGCCCTGAACATTGTCGGCGGGTTCGGTGTGGGAACACTTTTTGGTATCCTGCCGGGCCTTCTGCTCATACGGCAGGGAACCGCCGGATCGGCAATGCGTCGTTCCGGATGGGCGTTGGTGGCCTTTTTCGGTTGCGTTCTGATGGTTGAGCTGGCCCAGGAATTCGGCATGCTGCACATCAGTCCGGATGTGGAGTACTGGTCACAACATGTGTTCAAATAG
- a CDS encoding lactate utilization protein, whose protein sequence is MPSKNDLYQKFVEKAELVSAIVTNITNEDEALRYVIDLCDKKEACQLLVSGCEADLSAKAEALCDTKQKKVIAAPGLKQDLYKKLAQGAEKAGFECIDKGMRDHLAGVDIGFTFAEYGIADTGTLMLDCPDEELRLATMVSEFHVCVLPKSKIRANTYEVEKMMLTRMKKTPDYLAFITGASRTADIERVLALGVHGPLELHILILED, encoded by the coding sequence ATGCCTTCCAAGAATGACTTGTACCAAAAATTTGTTGAAAAGGCAGAACTTGTTTCCGCTATTGTAACAAATATTACCAATGAAGACGAAGCATTACGATATGTTATCGACTTGTGCGACAAGAAAGAAGCCTGCCAACTCCTTGTCAGCGGCTGTGAAGCGGACCTGTCAGCAAAGGCGGAAGCCCTGTGCGACACCAAGCAAAAAAAAGTGATCGCCGCTCCAGGTCTTAAGCAGGACCTTTACAAGAAGCTGGCCCAAGGGGCCGAAAAAGCCGGATTCGAGTGTATCGACAAGGGCATGCGCGACCATCTGGCAGGCGTGGATATCGGCTTCACCTTTGCGGAATACGGGATCGCAGACACCGGCACGCTGATGCTCGACTGCCCCGATGAAGAACTGCGTCTCGCCACCATGGTCAGTGAATTCCATGTCTGCGTCCTGCCTAAATCAAAAATCCGGGCCAACACCTATGAAGTGGAAAAGATGATGCTCACCCGCATGAAGAAGACGCCTGATTATCTGGCCTTCATCACCGGGGCCAGCCGAACCGCCGACATCGAACGAGTTTTGGCACTGGGCGTTCACGGCCCGCTTGAACTGCACATCCTGATCCTGGAGGACTAG
- a CDS encoding septal ring lytic transglycosylase RlpA family protein: MRYVVVLIAGFVLLTMAGCGTINPFPQHVYSTPPSDNSAAANVKYDPKTNPYTVFGQTYYPLKTARGYDEVGLASWYGKDFHGKKTANGQIYNMYGVSAAHKTLPLGSRVQVTNLYNNRSVILVINDRGPFVNERILDLSYGAAKKLGTVESGVVKVRVTSLGSELVPERITVASAKRYHVRVGAFAVRDNAERVHRQLLGAGYTNANIVMVTRDGQVLHIVQAGSFNNRDQAEGVLERLKGEFPTSYIIS; this comes from the coding sequence ATGCGTTATGTCGTAGTTCTGATCGCGGGATTTGTCCTGCTGACCATGGCCGGGTGTGGAACGATCAATCCGTTTCCCCAGCATGTCTACTCCACGCCGCCATCCGACAATTCTGCTGCCGCAAATGTCAAATATGATCCCAAGACCAACCCGTATACTGTCTTCGGGCAGACTTATTACCCTCTTAAAACAGCAAGAGGGTACGACGAAGTAGGGTTGGCATCATGGTACGGAAAAGATTTTCATGGCAAGAAAACGGCCAACGGCCAAATTTACAACATGTACGGCGTGAGTGCAGCTCACAAGACCCTGCCCTTGGGGTCGCGGGTCCAGGTGACCAATCTCTATAACAACCGGAGTGTCATTCTGGTCATCAATGACCGGGGCCCCTTTGTGAACGAGCGTATTCTCGATCTGTCCTATGGCGCTGCCAAAAAGCTCGGTACCGTAGAGAGCGGGGTGGTCAAGGTGCGGGTTACGTCTCTGGGGTCGGAGCTTGTCCCTGAGCGAATAACGGTGGCGTCAGCCAAGCGATATCATGTGCGGGTAGGGGCGTTTGCCGTGCGTGACAATGCCGAGCGGGTGCACCGGCAATTGCTCGGGGCAGGCTATACGAATGCGAACATTGTCATGGTCACCAGGGATGGGCAGGTACTGCATATTGTCCAGGCCGGGAGCTTCAACAACCGGGATCAGGCCGAAGGCGTTCTGGAACGGTTGAAGGGTGAATTCCCGACCAGCTATATTATCAGTTGA